The genomic segment GACAGTGCGGATGGAGTTAGGAGGATGAGGGAAAAGTGATGGGGTTAGAGGAAGGAGGGATCATgaaaggtgaaggaggagaaTGAGAGGTAAAGGGGCACAGCGGGTAAGGAGGCGAGATCAGTCTGAAAGGTAAGGAAGGACACTGCCAGCTCAGACAGAGCTCACCTGGGGAGGGGGGAAGATAGGGAAGGATGCCCACAGAATGAAGCCCAGAGCTCACATCCATGTTTGTTTCTGCCCATTCTAGGATATGAGGAAGACGTGGAGACGGTGAGTTCTGCTTTTactgttctttccttttcactAGCAGCTACCATAGCCATCATGTTCCTACTGGGCCCACATCTTTGTTCCCATCAATAGGCAGGTTTTCTGGGGGTACggcctctcccttcttcctctagAGATTCGAGTGAGGTATGTGTGGGGGGCATTAGCATCAGAGGGCTGATTTGCTGACCCTGCCCCTCATCTCTCTAGATTTGAAGTcccagcacccaagtcacctacTCCGGAGGATGATCTCCCTGAAGATTACCCAGTGGTCAAAAACATGCTTCATAGACTGACAGgtaaggagggaagggagggaagggaattgAATGAGAGTCTGCGTTAGATTTTCTCCCTTTTAGCCCTAAAAAAGATCAGGTGCTTTTTGATGTCTCCATTAGTTTCCTGGTACTGCTGTAATGAAGTACTATAAAATAGGTGGCTTAAACCACTGACATTTATCTCAGAGTTCAGGAGGtacaagtctgaaatcaaggtgtcggcCGTGTTGGTTTCTTCTGAAGGCCATGAGACAGAGTCTGTTCCCTGCCTGTCTCCTGCCCTCCGGTAGCCTCACATGTGCTTTGGGTGACAGATCtgcacattttcttttgtatGCATTTGTCTGTgcccaaattttctctttttgtaagtCAGCAATCTGTATTAGGGGCCACCCTAATGACcatcattttaacttgattacctctctaaagatcctgtttctttctttcttttttttttgagacagagtttcgcacttgttacccaggctggagtgcaatggcgcaatcttggctcattgcaacctccacctcctgggttcaggcaattctcctgcctcagcctcctgagtagctgggattacaggcatgcgccaccatgcccagctaatttttttgtatttttagtagagatggggttgaccaggttggtctcgatctcttgagctcgtgatccactcgcctcggcctcccaaagtgctgggattacaggcttgagccacccaccgtgcccagccaagatcctgtttctaaataaggtcacattctgaggtttgTAGGACTTCAACCtatctttgtatgtgtgtgtgtgtgtgtgtgtgtgcgcgcgcgcgcgtgtgggGAGGGCACAATTCAGCCTATAACAATGTCCATCCTCGACTCCTCATATTCCAAccattttccctcttcctttttcataCAGTAAACAACAGCTCCCTGAAGGTTAGGTGCCTCCCAGGAAATCTCTGCTTCCACCACCTCTCATCACTCCTCTCTGGAAGGGGACCCTAGCATCTCCTTGACCCTTCCTTCCTCGCTCACTCCCAAGAACAAGGGTGCCCTCCACCCTTCTTTAAACCACCTAGAGAAGATGGTTCCTCCTCTTGGTCATCCATCATCTCACCTAGTCCAGATTGCTTCTGGTACCCCTAATTCAGAAATCTTTCTTCAAAGCACCCCATACATACAAGATCAATGGTTCTTTCTTTCTGGTCTCTGGTTATCACCACTTGCCCTCCGCCTCTTCCCCACACCCTCTATAGAAATAGGCCTGTCCACCCCCGCCTATTCCAGTGGGTGGGTGGTCTGGTTTCTCAGGATACCTTGGATTCCTTCCTGTGCCCCTCCCTGCCACTTGAGGTTCACTTGAGTATCAGTATGCCTTTCTCTTTAGATGAGCCATCCCCATTTTGCTGACCCAGCTCCCATGCTCCACCCCAGATGCTGCAGATTGAGGTATCAGTCCTCACTCCTCCCTCGAAGTCAGATCAGCCTCACtcttcctcccccaaccccacagtCTCTCCTTTGATCTTCCTGATGTGCTCCCCCAACCTGGGCCAGTATGATCCTTCCCCAAGTTCAGTTCTACAGAAGTGGTGTATCAGAGCAACGTCCCATATTGCCCAGGCCTGCTCGTCTTATGCCTTCCTTCTTTTTGGTCCTTTTGAGCTGTTGTGGGGTCACTAGCACTCAGTCTTTTACATGCTCTCCGTCGACTATTCTCCACCCTACCCCACCTGTGGTTTAGAAAACTCTCTCATGAGgtcctctccctgcctccccctcTTCAGCCGACCTGACCCTGGACCCCGGGACCGCACACCGCCGCTTACTCATCTCCGCCGACCGCCGCAGCGTCCAACTGGCTCCACCAGGGACGCCCCTGCCCCCTGACGCCCCCACGCGCTTCGATCAGCTCCCGGCTGTGCTGGGCGCGCAGGGCTTCGGGGCCGGCCGCCACTGCTGGGAAGTGGAGACTTCGGACGCCGCCTCCTGCAGAGACTCTTCTGGGGAGGATGAGGACGACGGGGAGAGCCACTACGCTGTCGGCGCCGCCGGGGAATCTGTGCAACGCAAGGGCCGCGTGAGGCTGTGCCCTGCGGGGGCCGTGTGGGCCGTGGAAGGCCGCGGCGGCCGCCTGTGGGCCCTCACGGCACCCGAGCCCACCCTGCTGGGCGGCTCCGAGCCCCCGCCGCGGCGCATTCGCGTGGACTTGGACTGGGAGCGGGGCCGCGTGGCCTTCTACGACGGCCGCTCACTGGACCTGCTTTTCGCCTTCCAGGCGCCCGGTCCCCTGGGGGAGCGCATCTTCCCGCTGTTCTGCACCCGTGACCCTCGTGCCCCACTCCGCATTGTACCAGCAGAAAGCTGAGTCTTGTCTCCAGCTAGAAGTCTGGCCCGGCCACTGGCCCTGTGGCTGCTTCTTTTTGGGCGTGGAATTCCCTTCTCATTTCAGGGAGCTCATTCATACGCCCATTGTAGGAGTATTAATACCAACCcacatttttcccccaaaatgaTAAGACCTCAGCTGGCCTCCAAGTTTTCACATCCCTGCTCAAAACCAAATCCATTCCTGTTCCCTGGCTCTGAGGATCTTCTCTCCCCTACAGCTACTACAGTATTTCCTGACTTCCCTCCTTCTATACTATTCTAGGCCTGCAGTGGGGAACAGGCCCTCCCCAGAAGTACCGGTAAAGTGACTGCGTTTCCTACACAGAGGCTCTGCTAGTCGAATACTTAACTCCCACTCTTGCCTCTCTTAGCTCCAAAGAAGGGTTCAGGGCCTTCCCCACAGATCTAAGGACTGGGCTACCCTGCCTGTCCACTGAGGTTTCTCCTAAAGCAAGAGGCTTGACCCTGGTCTGGGCCCTGTGATCCTCTAGGAAGCTTCATGACCCTTTAGGGGGATCAGGGGGTGGGGACAAGCTAGTTCCCTAACCTCCTATGACTGCTTTCTATGCTCACAGCCTTTTTTCCATAAGAACTTTCTTGAAACTTCTCTGCGCACATACTCTCAGAAAGAAACCAACGGTGCtacttcccttctcccctcctcaaCCTGGGAATACTTCAGACATCCCCAAATTCATCCTTGTGTATAGTCTCACGCCCTTCCCCGTATGTATAAATGGGCCCATATTTAACACATTTTGTGattttaggttatttattttgTGCATCTGTGGCAATAAATGAGATCTCAGTGGTGGTATGGATTTGACTGATCTCTGCAGTTGTGTATGGCAAGAAGGACTGGAGAATGAAAACCAGATCCCAGTAAGGGGTAGGGAGGGCCAAGAGAACTGAACATCTGGACTGTAGAGAAATCAAAGCCTAGGAAGTAAGAGGTAAGAGTGTAGTACAGGGGATATACCCCCATCTCTttgctccctccctttccccccagGTCCCTGGGACTGTATTGGATTTGTCTCTGAAGGTGAAAACCAAAAGGCTGAGTAGATAGTTGGCTCTAAGTGATCAATCTCAAGCCAGCTTTGTCAGAAATCCTAAATCACAGGAGAAGGGTGGGAAGAAAGGATATGATCATTTCTCGTTCCATTTTCCATTAGAGGTGAGAATGGCAAGGACCTCTCTTCTAACTCCTCTTGAGGGCATGAGGAGGGTTAGCAAAAGGAGAAGGGCTGGGAGCCCTGAGGTCTCCTGTAAGACCTCATATCTCACAGGCAAGAACTAAGAATTGGATTAAATATTTCAGTGGGATAGCTCTAAACCAGGATTAGCAAGCATAGCTAGGGTGCGAATTCCTGGAATCTGACTGGGACCCTGGCAGTGAAAGCTGGGATTGTTGAAAACCCAATTTAAGTGTTCGCTACTCAAGTTGAGAGTGCAGGGCCAGGATAACTAGATCCCAGGACAGGCAGTTTGGCAGTGAGAACAAAAGGAAGAGACTGGGACCAGGGTGCCTAGATCCCTCGAGAGAGAAGGGTGAGTACTGGGAGGAAAAATGAGGACTAGGGGAACCCAGGAGCCTGGGTTCTGGAATAGCAGCAAGTCAGAATTCCAGGATCTCTGTccactcttctcttcctcttccctctatcaggcagaagagagggaaggaaggggctgGAGAAGTAGCCACATGGATACATTCAGGGCCAGACAGACACAGGAATGGTGGGGGAGAGAGGAATTTAGTGCTGCATTGGCCCTGGTGGGGGCTGGGAAGggtcaggaggctggggaggggtggtgggggtCGGTCCCAGGGACGCACGACGCCGTCCTTTGCGGTGGCCACGTACACAGTGTGTATGACCAcagccctcttcttcctcctcatcactTTCCGTGGAGCTCTCACCAAAGGCCCGAGGTTTCTCATAAATACAGCAGCCTGGATTTAGAGGGAGGAGCCCAGTTAAAGAGGAAGGGCAAGATGTATAATCAGTTCCATTTCCACTCAATGTCAGTGAAAATTTCTATTTCCTCCTACCTTCCAGGATCCAGCTCCCCCAGGCCCACCCTTGGGACTCAGGCCCCAGCCCACTTGCCCTCTTAGAGAACCAAGAAATCAAAGCCCCACTTCTGCCACCTCTGATACTTCTTGCCGGCAGACCTAGGCAATTCCAATTCTAGCCCTTCCCTACCTCTTTCCCTGATACCAGAGAACCACCAAAAAAGTGACAGAATTATAAGCATCTGGAGGCTTCTGGAAAGCCAGTGGATATGCGTAGATACAAGATATGCCGAAGGGAGCCAGAACTCCAGGGCTACCGTGGGCCCACAATTACTCACATTTTGATGAGCGGCGGCCCATGTGTTCATTGTCCACAGTGTCACTTGTCCATTccacctttttctctggcttccGTTTCCGAAGTTTGATGGTAAGGCTCCGGTTCTCCTAGAAGGTTAAGGATGGGCATACCTATCTAGTTCCTACCTACTGACCGTTCCCACTCCCACCCAAGGAacctattctcttttcttctttagttcaATCAGTACCATAGACATAGCACCGGAGGAGCTGAGACAAGATAAAGCAGAACAGGTCTTTTACCTCAGGGAGTCCCTTGAGGAATAAGTATTATTTCCTGTTCGTATACCACCAGTATAAGAGAATTCAATTCCTAACCTAGGGAAGGTCCCAGCAGCCcttcaaaggaaaatataatccttgctgtttctctgtcttcctccccaaATCATCCTTGGTAGtattaatacatgaaaattatttttcagtccCCAGTACCTCAtctttgatt from the Saimiri boliviensis isolate mSaiBol1 chromosome 4, mSaiBol1.pri, whole genome shotgun sequence genome contains:
- the RNF39 gene encoding RING finger protein 39, whose product is MDAPELGPGLVERLEQLATCPLCGGPFEDPVLLACEHSFCRACLARCWGTPPATGTEASPTACPCCGLPCPRRSLRSNVRLAVEVRISRELRQKLAEPGALAGRRRGGRIPTMGCLDPHGEDMRKTWRRFEVPAPKSPTPEDDLPEDYPVVKNMLHRLTADLTLDPGTAHRRLLISADRRSVQLAPPGTPLPPDAPTRFDQLPAVLGAQGFGAGRHCWEVETSDAASCRDSSGEDEDDGESHYAVGAAGESVQRKGRVRLCPAGAVWAVEGRGGRLWALTAPEPTLLGGSEPPPRRIRVDLDWERGRVAFYDGRSLDLLFAFQAPGPLGERIFPLFCTRDPRAPLRIVPAES
- the PPP1R11 gene encoding E3 ubiquitin-protein ligase PPP1R11 isoform X2, giving the protein MGKRIQDLEKGKEIKDEENRSLTIKLRKRKPEKKVEWTSDTVDNEHMGRRSSKCCCIYEKPRAFGESSTESDEEEEEGCGHTHCVRGHRKGRRRASLGPTPTTPPQPPDPSQPPPGPMQH
- the PPP1R11 gene encoding E3 ubiquitin-protein ligase PPP1R11 isoform X3 — translated: MRHTRKQRAGSGVGQENRSLTIKLRKRKPEKKVEWTSDTVDNEHMGRRSSKCCCIYEKPRAFGESSTESDEEEEEGCGHTHCVRGHRKGRRRASLGPTPTTPPQPPDPSQPPPGPMQH
- the PPP1R11 gene encoding E3 ubiquitin-protein ligase PPP1R11 isoform X1, with protein sequence MAEAGAGLSETVTETTVTVTTEPENRSLTIKLRKRKPEKKVEWTSDTVDNEHMGRRSSKCCCIYEKPRAFGESSTESDEEEEEGCGHTHCVRGHRKGRRRASLGPTPTTPPQPPDPSQPPPGPMQH